DNA from Variovorax sp. PBL-H6:
GTTGCACTACGGCGGCCGCGGCGGCCCGACGGTGCTGGCGCTCTCGGCCTTCGACATGGCGCTGTGGGACCTCAAGGCCAGGCGGGTCGGCCTGCCGCTCTGGAACCTGCTCGGCGGACACGATCCGCGCGTGCCCTGCTATGCAGGCGGCATCGACCTGCAACTGTCGCTAGACGACCTGCTGCGCCAGACCGATGCCAATCTGGCGAAGGGCTTCCGGGCCATCAAGATGAAGGTGGGCCGTGCGCGCCTGGCCGAAGACGTCGAGCGCGTCCGCGCCATGCGCGAACACCTGGGCGACGGCTTTCCCTTGATGGTGGATGCCAACATGAAGTGGGGCGTCGACGAGGCGATCCGCGCGGCGCGCGCCTTGCAGCCCCTCGATCTCGTCTGGCTCGAGGAGCCGACGATTCCCGATGACCCAGCGGGGCACGTGCGCATCATCCGGGAGGGCGGCCTGCCGGTCGCGGCCGGCGAGAACCTGCGCAGCCTCTGGGAGTTCAAGCAATACATCGCAGCCGGTGCCGTGACGCACCCCGAGCCCGACGTCACCAACTGCGGCGGCGTCACACCCTTCATGAAGATCGCGCGGCTGGCCGAAGCCTTCAACATGCCGGTGACCTCGCATGGCGCGCACGACGTCACCGTTCATCTGCTGGCCACCTGCCCCAATCGCATCTTCCTGGAGGCCCACGGCTTCGGCGTGGACAAGTACGTTGCCGAGCCCTTGAAGATCGACGAAGGCATGGCGATCGCGCCCGACCGGCCGGGCCACGGCATCGACTTCGACTGGCAAGCTCTCGACGCCATCCGCGCCTGAGCTCACATCTCCTCCCGCTTGAGCAGGTAGTCGAGCCTGCCGACGCGGAACCAGCGGTAGCCATAGGGCTCGAGCAGCATGCAGTGGCGGCCTTTCGCGTCGGCGTTGCTGTGCTCCTCCGATAGCATGTTGACCAGCACCTCGCCGTCCGCGCCGAGCGTCTTCGCGTCGAGCTTGATCTCGAGCGGATCGGCCCTGAAGTTGTGCACGAACACGACCGTGTTGCCGCGCCACTCGTAGCGCATCACCAGCACGGCACGCTCGCGGTGGGGCAGCACCACGAAGTCGCCCCATCCGATCTCTGGCACTTCCTTGCGCATGCGAAAGGCGCGCTCCATCCAGTTGAGCAGCGAATCGGGGTCGCGCCGCTGCGCCGCGACATTCACGTGCTCGAAACCGTAGGCCCCGCCCGTGATCACCGGCACTGCCGGCTTGCTGGCGCTGGTGAATCCGCCGTTGGGCTCGGTAGACCACTGCATCGGCGTTCGCGCGCAGTTGCGTTCCGGCAGGCTCAAGTCGTCGCCCATGCCGATCTCGTCGCCGTAGCGGATCACCGGCGTGCCGGGCAATGTCAGCATCAGGCTGTAGGCGAGTTCGAGGCGGCGCCGGTTGCTCCCGAGCATGGGCGCGAGACGCCGGCGTATGCCGCGTTGGTAGAGCTGCATGTCCTTCTCGGGGCCGAAGGCGTCGAAGACGCGCTGCCGCCGCGCAGGCAGCAGGCGCCCGAGATCGAGCTCGTCGTGGTTACGCAGGAAAATGCCCCATTGGCAGGTTGCAGGCCGCGGCCGGGTGGCCTCGAGCGCCTTGGCGAGCGGGCGGGTGTCGCCGGTCGCCAGCGCATAGAACAGGTTCTGGTTGACCGGGAAGTTGAACATCATCTGCAGCCGCTCGCCCTCGTCCCCGAAGTACGCCATGTTGGTCTTCGGCAGCACGTTCGCTTCGGCGAGGATGATCGCGTCGCCCTGGCGCCATTGCAGCAGTTCGCGAAACTTGCGCAGCATGTCGAAGCGCTCCTTCGGCTTGGCGACGTGCGCGCCCTTCTCGCCGATCACGAACGGCACGGCATCCATGCGAAAACCCGAGACGCCGAGCTGCGTCCAGAAGCCCATGATCTTCAGGATCTCCGCTTGCACCTGCGGATGGCTGGTGTTGAGGTCGGGCTGGAAGTCGTAGAAGCGGTGGAAGTACCAGCGCCTGGCCACCTTGTCGAAAGTCCACGTCGACTTCTGCACGCCATGAAAGACCACGCCGTCGGCAGCGCGTTCGGGTTTCCTGTCTGACCAGACGTACCAGTCGTGGTACTTTGACCTCCGGCTCTTGCGCGCCGCCTGGAACCAGGGGTGCTGGTCGGAGGTGTGATTGACCACCAGGTCGATCAGCACGCGCATGCCGCGCTGCGCAGCAGCATGGGTGAATTCGACGAAGTCGCCCAGCGTGCCGAAGCGGGGATCGACGTTGTAGTAGTCCGCGACGTCGTACCCATCGTCACGGCCCGGGGAGGTCTGGAAGGGCATCAGCCACAGGGTGGTGACGCCGAGACCGTGCAGGTACTCGAGGCGCCGTGTCAGGCCTTCGAAGTCGCCGCAGCCATCGCCATCGGAGTCCATGAAAGTCCCCACGGACAAGCAGTACACGACTGTATTTTTGTACCAGAGGTCGTTGATCATTCGGCGTTGGCTCCCGGATATTGGCAGACCCGAAACAAGAAAGGAGCGCTATGTCAGCCGACGCCTGGTGGAAGAACGGAATCGTCTATCAGATCTATCCCCGGTCTTTCCAGGACAGCGATGGGGATGGCATTGGCGACCTGCGCGGCATTCGGAACCGGCTCGATCACTTGATCGAACTCGGCGTCGATGCGGTCTGGATTTCGCCCATCTATCCCTCCCCGATGGCCGATTTCGGGTACGACATTTCCGACTATTGCGACATCGATCTTCGCTTTGGCACCTTGGCCGACTTCGACGCGCTCGCAGCCGAAGCCCGGGCGCGCGGCCTGAAGCTCGTTCTTGACTTCGTGCCCAACCACACCTCCGACCAGCATCCCTGGTTCATGGAAAGCCGCGCCTCGCGCAGCAACCCGAAGCGCGACTGGTACCTGTGGCGGGACCCCGCCCCCGACGGCGGGCCGCCGAACAACTGGCTCAGCAATTTCGGCGGACCGGCGTGGACCTTCGACGCGCACACGGGGCAGTACTACTGCCACTCGTTCCTGAAGGAGCAGCCCGACCTGAACTGGCGCAACCCGGAAGTGCGCGAGGCGATGTACGACGTGCTGCGCTTCTGGCTGCGCCGCGGCGTCGACGGCTTTCGCATCGACGTGCTGTACCACCTCGTCAAGGACGATCAGTTCCGCGACAACCCGCCGAACCCTGATTTCGTGGCTGGCGGCGATCCGGCCCATCGGCTCTTGCCGGTGTACACGACGGACCGCCCCGAGATGCAGGACATCATCATCGAGATGCGGCGCGTGGTCGACGAGTTCAGCGACCCGCAGTCGACGCGGGTGCTGATCGGCGAGCTCTACCTGCCGCTCGCCCGGCTGATGGCCTACTACGGGCGCACGGAGGATGGCCTTCTGCAAGGCGTGCAGCTCCCCTTCAACTTCCAGCTCCTGGCCGCCAAGTGGCAGGCTGCCGAGATCGACCACATCGTGCGCAACTACGAGGCGGCGCTGCCTCAGGGCGCAGCGCCCAACTGGGTGCTCGGCAACCACGACAAGCCGCGCATCGCCAGCCGCGTCGGACAGGAAAGGGCCAGGCTCGCCGCGATGCTGCTGCTGAGCTTGCGCGGCACGCCGACGCTCTACTACGGCGACGAGATCGGACTGACGGACGTGCCCATTCCGCCGGAGGAAGTGCAGGACCCTTTCGAGAAGAACGACCCTGGCAAGGGCCTGGGCCGCGATCCGCAGCGCACGCCGATGCAGTGGAGCGGCACCGCCCCGAACGCAGGCTTCACGACCGGCACGCCCTGGCTGCGGCTGGGCGGGGACTGGGAGCATCGCAACGTCGAATCGCAGGCCGGCGATCCTGCTTCGATGCTGGCGCTCTACCGCCGTTTGATCGCGCTCAGGCGGCGCGAGCCCGCGCTGCACGAGGGCAGCCACGAGCCGCTCGACGCGGGGGCCGATGTGATGGCCTATGCCAGGAGCGCCGGCACGCGGCGCCTGGTCGTGCTGCTGAACTTCGGCACCTCCGAGAAGCCGATCTCCATCGACCTTGTGCCTGCGGGTGGGGTGGTGCTGGCGTCGACGCACGCCCATCGCAGCGGCATCGTCGCGGGTGCACTCATCCTCGAGCCGCTGGAAGGGGTTATCGTCTCGAGAGCCTAGTTGACTGGGCGGGCTGGCCAGCCGATGACGACCCCGTCGCTTTTTCCTTGAAGGACACGCGCAATGAATCTCCAACTCACAGGCAAGCTGGCGCTGGTCAGCGGAAGCACGGCGGGCATCGGTTTCGCCATCGCGCATGCCCTGGCAGCGGAGGGTGCACGCGTTATCGTCAACGGGCGCTCGCAGAAATCGGTGGACGCCGCTGTCGCTCAGATCGAGGCGGCGGAGGGCGGCGAGGTCATGGGCTTCGCCGGAGACCTCAGCATGGCCTCTGCCGCGCATGCCTTGATGGCGAAGTACCCGGACATCGAGATTCTCGTCAACAACCTCGGCATCTTCGAACCCAAGCCGTTCGAAGAGATTCCGGACGAGGACTGGACGCGCTTTTTCGATGTGAATGTCCTGAGCGGCGTTCGCCTGGCGCGCTTGGTGTTGCCCGCGATGAGGCGTGCCAACTGGGGACGCATCATCTTCATCTCCAGCGAGAGCGCCGTCCAGATTCCTTCGGAGATGATTCACTACGGCATGACGAAGACCGCGCAGCTGGCCGTCTCCCGCGGGTTGGCCGAGGCCGTCGCCGGCACTGGAATTACCGTCAACAGTATCCTGCCGGGTCCGACCAAGTCGCGAGGCGTGGGCGAATTCGTCGAGGCGCTCGCCAAGGCCGATGGCAAGTCATTCGATGCCTACGAGAGGGAGTTCTTCGAGAAGGTGCGGCCGACATCCCTCATCAAGAGGTTCGAAACGCCAGCGGAGATTGCCTCCATGGTTGCCTACATTGCCAGCCCGCTTTCATCCGGGACGACGGGGGCAGCGCTCCGTGTCGACGGCGGGTGTACGAAAAGCGCGTTCTAGGCCGCTCAGTTCACGCCGTTCAGGAATTCCCGCACCAGCTTCACGGTGGCCTTCGGATTCGCACCCTGAGCGTGTTCAACCTCGTGACGCTTCTGCGTGGATCCACTCCAGAAAGGCCTTTACTGATGGTCGCTTCGCATGCCGCGGTGGATACACGGCAAAGTGCGCCTTGACCTTGACGGCTTGGTCAAGGCCGAAAACGGGCTTCAGTTTGCGCTCGGCGATGTGTCTTGCAGCAATCGTCGAGCTCTCGAGCGCAACTCCGAGCCCCTGGGTGGCAGCGTCCAGCGACATCTGTGCCCGGTCGAACCGTATGGCGAACCAGTCCGGTGCCCGCTTGTCACTGTACTGTTCGAACCAGTCCGACCACTGGACCACGCTGACATTGCTCTGAATCAACTTCACGGCGGAGAGCTGCCCGACGCGCTTCAAGCCATGCTGCCGGATGAACGCAGGACTGGCGAGCGGCACGATGCGCTCCTCGAAGAGCGGCTCGACCACCAAGTCAGGCCAGTTCGGTATCCCGTAGCGGATGTCGATGTCGGACTGGCCGAGCGCGAAGTCGCTGGGCGTGTGCGCCGCTGACAGGTTGAGCGAGATGTCCGGGTAGGCCTGCGAGAAGCCGCGCAGCCGAGACATCAACCAAAGGCTCGCAATGCTCGGCGCCGAGTGCACGTACAGGCTGTTGCTCACGCCCTGACGCAAGTCATCGCTCGCCGATGCTATGGCCAGCAACGCGCCGCCGACCTTCGACAAGTACAGGTCGCCCGCGGCGCTGAGCCGCACACCGTGCGCGCTGCGCTCGAACAACCTCACGCCGAGATGCGCTTCAAGGCGTGACACCTGATGGCTGATCGCCGAGGCGGTGAGATGAAGTTCGGACGCTGCAAGGGCAAAGCTTCGTCGACGCGCCACTGCTTCGAAGGCTTGCAAGTTCGTCACTGCGGGCAGCGTGGACATAGGGTCAACCCGGTCGTTTGATGATGAAGTGTCATCTTAGGGTGAAAACACATCGCTTGTCGTCATGAACGCATCTCGCGACCATTGGGCCCATTGCAGCAAGACCTCTTCGTGCTGCAAGCGGTCACCAGCACCAAGGCGCTTGCTGGGACTGCATCGGATTCACATCACTCTGGAGACAAATCGATGCTACTCAAGGACAAGGTAATCGTGATCACCGGCGGTGCCGGCCTCAACGGTCTCGGGTTCGCCACGGCGCGCCTCATGGCAGACCACGGTGCACGGGTCGCCGTGCTCGACCTGGAGCGCGCAGAGCCCGCAGCGGCCGCCGCGCGGCTTGGCCCCGACCATCTTGGAATCGCTGCCGACGTCACCGACAAGGCCTCATGTGATGCAGCCGCAGCGGCGGTGCTGAAAGCATTCGGTCGCATCGATGCGCTGGTCAACAACGCGGGCATTACGCAGCCGATCAAGACGCTCGCGATCAGCGGTGCGGACTACGACCGCGTGCTCGACGTCAGCCTTCGAGGCACCTTGTACATGTCGCAGGCCGTACTGCCCGCAATGCAGGAACAAGGCAGCGGATCGATCGTCTGCATTTCGTCGGTTTCCGCCCAGCGCGGTGGCGGCATCCTGGGTGGCCCGCACTACTCGGCAGCGAAAGCCGGTGTGCTTGGCCTGGCGCGCGCCATGGCGCGCGAGTTCGGCGCCGAAGGCATCCGCATCAACAGCATCACGCCCGGCCTCATCGGCACTGACATCATCAAAGGCAAGCTCACCGAAGAGAAGAAGGCAGAAATCGCCGAGACGATTCCGCTCGCCCGCCTGGGCCGCGCCGAAGACATTGCGGGCGCCTGCGTCTTTCTTGCAAGCGACCTCTCGCTGTACTGCACGGGCATCACGCTCGACGTCAACGGCGGCATGTTGATCCATTGAGCCAGCGATTCATTTCACTCGACAACCAGGAGACAAACATGAACGAGCAAAAGCTCACCCCCACCAAACTCAACCGCCGGCAACTGCTCGCTGCGAGTGCAGCACTGCCGCTGTTCTCGATCATCTCGCGCCCGGCAGATGCAGCCGAGTTCGAGCTCAAGTACGCCACCGGACAGGATCCGACGCATCCGGTCAACCTGCGCGCCAAGGAAGCGCTCGACCGCATCCGCGAAGCCACGTCGGGTAGGGTCAACATCAAGCTGTTTCCCGCCAATCAGTTGGGCAGCGACACCGATCTGCTGGCGCAGGTGCGCAATGGCTCGGTCGAGTTCTTCAACTTGTCATCGCTGATCCTGTCGACCTTCGTGCCTGTCTCGGGCATCACGAGCGTTGGCTTCGCTTTCAAGAACTACGACGATGTCTGGAAGGCAATGGACGGGGACTTGGGCAACTACATCCGTGCCGAGATCGCGAAGACGCCCATCTTCACCTTGTCGAAGATCTGGGACAACGGCTTCCGTCACGTCACCTCTTCCGGGAAGGAGATCAAAACCGCGGCGGACCTGAAGGGGTTCAAGGTTCGCGTCCCTGCAGCGCCACCGCTGACTTCCTTGTTCAAGGCGTTGGAGGCTGCACCGTCGCCGATCAACTTCAACGAGGTCTACACCGCATTGCAGACGAAGGTGGTCGAGGGCCAGGAGAACCCGCTCGCCATCATCGCAACGGCGCGGCTGTACGAAGTCCAGAAGAGCTGCAGCATGACAGGTCACGTCTGGGATGGCTACTGGGTGCTTGGAAACAAGCGAGCCTTCGACAAGCTGCCCGCCGACGTGCAGCAGGTCATCAAGCGGGAGATCGACAAGTCCGCCACCGACCAGCGGTCCGATGTTGCCAAGCTCAACACCAGCCTGAAGACAGATCTGATGGCCAAGGGAATCAGCTTCGTCGATGTGCAGCAAGACGACTTCCGCAAGAAGCTGGCGAGCACCGGCTTCTACGGCGAATGGAAGTCGAAGTACGGCGCAGCGCCCTGGGACCTCCTGGAAAAAGTCTCCGGCAAGCTCGGTTGACTGCAGCTGCCGCTCCGGTGTTCACCGGGGCGCAGCGACTCATCTCAATTCAATAGTTGCCCGGTATGCCGCGCGTTGCCGCGCAGGCGGCCCCCTTTCGCCTGAAAGAAAGCTATGAACATTCCTCATGATGATCCTGGACTCGCGGTTGACGCAGGTCGGCGTGAGCCGATCGCCTGGCTTGAAACCTTGAGCAAGGCGCTGGGCGCGCTGGTTGAAGTCCCAGCCGCGCTGCTGGTGCTGGCGGAGGTCGTCGTCCTGCTGATGGGCGTGACGAGTCGATACCTCCTCCATGAACCGCTCGTATGGTCCGATGAGCTGGCGTCGATCCTGTTCCTGTGGTTGGCAATGCTGGGCTCGATCGTTGCGCTCCAGCGCGGCGAGCACATGCGCATGACTGCGATCGTCGGCAAGCTCGACCCACGAAAGCGGGCCTTCCTTGACCTGATCGCGATTGCTTCGGCCATCGCCTTCCTCGCATTCGTCGTCCACCCCGCCTATGAATTTGCGGCCGACGAGGCCTTTGTCACCACGCCCGCAATGGGCATCCCGAACTCCTGGCGGGCCGCGGCGCTGCCGATCGGACTCGGACTGATGTTGCTCGTCGGCATCATCCAGATCTTCCGTGTCGGCCGACTGAAGGACGCATTGCTGGCGCTGGGCCTCGTCGCCATCGTCATCGCAGCGATGACTTTGTTGGGACCGCTTCTGAAGGGGCTCGGCAACTGGAATCTGCTGCTGTTCTTCGTGCTCGGCGTGGGTGCCCTGGTGCTGCTCGGCTTGCCGATCGCGTTCGCATTCGGACTGGCGACCTTCGGCTACATCGCGCTGTCGACCTCGACGCCAACGGTGGTCGTCGTCGGCCGGATGGACGAAGGCATGAGTCATCTGATCCTGCTCGCCGTGCCGCTCTTCGTGCTGCTGGGTCTTCTCATCGAGATGACCGGCATCGCGCGTGCCATGGTCAACTTCCTGGCGAATCTGCTGGGGCACGTCCGCGGTGGACTCTCGTACGTGCTGATTGGCGCGATGTACCTCGTCTCGGGCATCTCCGGGTCCAAGGCGGCCGACATGGCGGCCGTGGCCCCGGCCCTGTTCCCGGAGATGCGCAAGCGCGGCGCGAAACCCGGTGATCTCGTGGCCTTGCTCTCCGCGACTGGCGCGCAGACCGAGACGATCCCGCCCTCACTGGTGTTGATCACGATCGGCTCCGCGACGGGCGTGTCGATTGCAGCCCTGTTCACCGGCGGCTTGTTGCCAGGCGTGGTGGTGGGCTCGACTCTTGCCGCACTCGTCTGGTGGCGCTATCGGGGCGAGGACCTCAAGGGCGTCAGAAAGGCCTCGGGTCGCGAGATCGCCAAGTCGCTCATGATTGCAATTCCCGCTCTGGCGCTGCCGGTCGTCATCCGCGCTGCGGTGGTCGAAGGCGTTGCCACGGCGACCGAGGTGTCCACCATTGGCATCGTCTACGCCGTGCTCACCGGGCTGCTTGTCTATCGCCAGTTCGACTGGAAGCGCATCTATCCGATGCTGGTCAGCACGGCATCGCTCTCAGGGTCCATCCTGTTCATCATCGGTGCCGCCACTGGCATGGCCTGGGCACTGACGCAGTCCGGCTTCTCGACCGCATTGGCCGACGCGATGAAGGCACTGCCCGGTGGCGCGATCACCTTCATGGCCGTGTCGGTGGTGGCCTTCATCATCCTCGGCTCGGTACTCGAAGGCATCCCTGCCATCGTGCTGCTCGGACCGCTGCTGTTTCCCATTGCGCGCCAGGTGGGCATCCATGAAGTGCACTACGCGATGGTCGTGACCCTCGCGATGGGCATCGGCCTGTTCGCCCCGCCGTTCGGCGTCGGCTACTACGCCGCCTGCGCAATCAGTCGAATCCATCCGAATGAAGGCATGAAACCGATCGTGGGCTACATGGTTGCCCTGTTCATCGGAACGGTGATCGTCGCCGCGATTCCCTGGATCTCGACCGGGTTCCTCTGACATGGCATCCCGCATCACGATCACTCGCGCTTTCACTCCCCAACTCACTCACTCAAGGAAACTTCCATGTCTGACCTCTCGACGCTTCAACAAAGCGCCTACCGCATTCGCCGCTATGCACTGCAGATGGGCGAAGTTCAAGGACAGGGCTACATCGGCCAGGCGCTTGGCTGGGCCGACGTGCTGGCCGTGGCCTACAAGCACGCCATGACCTACAAGCCCGAGAACCCGGAGTGGGAGGGCCGCGACCGGTTCCTGCTGTCGCACGGCCACTACGCAATCGCCGCCTATGCCGCGCTGATCGAGGCGGGGATCATCCCCGAGGAAGAGCTTGAAACCTACGGCAGCGACGACAGCCGCCTGCCGATGTCGGGGATGGTCACCTATACGCCGGGCATGGAGATGTCGGGTGGCTCGCTCGGGCAAGGTCTTCCGATTGCCGTGGGCATGGCACTCGGGCTGCGTTTGAAGAAGAACCCGGCCTTCGTCTACAACTCGATGTCAGACGGTGAACTGGACGAAGGCTCGACCTGGGAGGCGGCGATGGGCGCCGCCCACCATCGACTGTCCAACCTGATCTGCCTGGTCGACATCAACAACCAGCAGGCCGACGGCCCGTCCGGAAAGATCATGGGCTTCGAGCCGCTCGCCGACAAATGGGCCGCGTTCGGCTGGCACGTGCAGCGCGTCGATGGCAATGACCTGCAAGCCGTCGTCGCTGCGTTCGATGCAGCCCGTGCGCTTCAGGAGGAAAAGCCGCGCGTCATCCTGTTCGACACCTTGATGGGCAAGGGTGTGCCCTTCCTCGAGAGCCGCGACAAGAACCATTTCATCCGTGTCGACCCACCGGAATGGCAGCAGGCCATCGCCCACACCGACAGCACACAAACCGAAGGAGCCTGATGATGAGTGCCACTATCGAGAAGAAGCCGCGTCTCAAGACCTCGGCAATGATTGCTTCCATCGCCGGCGAGGGCCAGCGGGTCAAGGCGGCGCCGTTCGGCAAAGCCATGGTCGAGTTGGGCCGCAATCGCCCGGAAGTCGTCGGGATGACGGCCGACCTGGCCAAGTACACCGATCTGCACCTGTTCGCGAACGAGTACCCGGACCGGTTCTTCCAGATGGGCATGGCCGAGCAGTTGCTGATGGCCGCCGCGGGCGGCATGGCCAAGGAAGGGTTCATTCCCTTCGCGACGACGTACGCCGTCTTCGGTACCCGCCGGGCCTTCGACTTCGTGCATCAGGTGATTGCAGAAGAATGCCTCAACGTCAAGATGTGCTGCGCCCTGCCCGGGCTCACCACTGGCTATGGCCCGAGCCACCAGGCGACCGAGGACCTGGCGTTGATGCGCGGCATTCCCGGACTGACGATCATCGATCCTTGCGACGCGCTCGACATCGAGCAGGCGGTGCCTCAAATGGCGGATCACCAGGGCCCCGTCTATATGCGACTGCCGCGCGGCAACGTGCCGCTGGTGCTGGACGAGTACGACTACAAGTTCGAACTCGGCAAGGCCAAGCTGATCCGCGACGGCAAGGGCGTGCTGGTGATCTCGAGCGGCTTCATGACGATGCGCTCGCTGGAGGTCGCCCAGCAATTGCAGGCTGATGGCATCGATGTCGCAGTGCTGCACGTGCCGACGATCAAGCCGCTCGACGACGCGACGATCCTTGCGGAGGTCCGGCGCATGGGGAGGCTCGTCGTGGTGGCTGAGAACCATTCGGTGATCGGCGGGCTGGGCGAGGCGGTGGCGTGCCTGCTGATGCGCTCGGGCGCCACGGCGACGTTCCGCCAGATCGGCTTGCCGGATGCATTCCTGGACGCGGGGGCACTGCCGACGCTGCACGACCGCTATGGCATTTCCACGAAGGCGATGGGCGAGCAGATCAAGGGCTGGGTTTGAGCCGGGTGTCGAGATGAACACCAAACCAAAGGTGGGCTTCATCGGGCTTGGTGCGATGGGCCGGGGCGCCGCCCGCAACCTGCTGGCCAAGGGCTTCGAC
Protein-coding regions in this window:
- a CDS encoding transketolase: MSDLSTLQQSAYRIRRYALQMGEVQGQGYIGQALGWADVLAVAYKHAMTYKPENPEWEGRDRFLLSHGHYAIAAYAALIEAGIIPEEELETYGSDDSRLPMSGMVTYTPGMEMSGGSLGQGLPIAVGMALGLRLKKNPAFVYNSMSDGELDEGSTWEAAMGAAHHRLSNLICLVDINNQQADGPSGKIMGFEPLADKWAAFGWHVQRVDGNDLQAVVAAFDAARALQEEKPRVILFDTLMGKGVPFLESRDKNHFIRVDPPEWQQAIAHTDSTQTEGA
- a CDS encoding transketolase family protein — its product is MSATIEKKPRLKTSAMIASIAGEGQRVKAAPFGKAMVELGRNRPEVVGMTADLAKYTDLHLFANEYPDRFFQMGMAEQLLMAAAGGMAKEGFIPFATTYAVFGTRRAFDFVHQVIAEECLNVKMCCALPGLTTGYGPSHQATEDLALMRGIPGLTIIDPCDALDIEQAVPQMADHQGPVYMRLPRGNVPLVLDEYDYKFELGKAKLIRDGKGVLVISSGFMTMRSLEVAQQLQADGIDVAVLHVPTIKPLDDATILAEVRRMGRLVVVAENHSVIGGLGEAVACLLMRSGATATFRQIGLPDAFLDAGALPTLHDRYGISTKAMGEQIKGWV